The genomic stretch CGACTACACGGCGATTCTGCGCGGCTACGCGCTGACCCAGCGCAAGAACGGCCAGCCGTACGTGGCCGAGGCGCACCACCCGGACGAGGACCGCTGGATCTACGACGGCGCCGGGCATTCCGAGGACTACAACCATTCGACGTTCACCGACCTGGTGCTGTCGGGGCTGCTCGGCATCCGGCCGCAGCCCGACAACACCGTACGGGTGGCGCCCCTGGTTCCGTCGTCCTGGAGCCATTTCGCGGTCGAGAACGTGCCGTATCACGGGCACAACCTGACGGTGCTGTGGGATCGCGACGGCAGCGCCTACGGCCGGGGCGCCGGAATGCGCGTCTACGTCGACGGTGTGCAGCGATTGGCGCGGGCCACGCTCGGCGATGTGCGGCTGAATGTCCCCGCGCCGCAGAACGCCACGGGTCAGCCGGAACTTGTCGACGATGCGGCGAACGTACGGGAAACCGGTTTTCCGATGGCCACGGCCTCGTACACCTGGCGGGGCGACAGCGCGGCCAACGCCATCGACGGCCAGAACTTCCACCTCGATGTGCCGACCACGCGCTGGACCACCTGGCAGTCGCCGAACGCGTCGGACTGGCTGGCCGTCGACTTCGGCGCCCCGGCCACCGTTTCCGACGTACGCATCGACTTCTACGACGACGGCGGCGGTGTTCGCACCCCGGACGCGTATGCGCTGCAGTACCAGAATTCCGCCGGCGCGTGGGTGGAGGTTCCCGGGCAGCAGCGTTCCCCCGCCACGCCGGTGGGCCGGGCCCTCAATCGCATTCTCGTGAACCCGCCGCTCACCACCGATCGCCTGCGAGTTATTCCCACACGAAACGACGGCGGGGCGGTCGGCATCACGGCCCTGCAGGTGTGGCGGGCGCCCGATTCCCGGCTGAGCGCGCGATTCACGAGCAATTCCCTGGCCGTCGACGCCGGAATCGCCACCACCGTGCAGACGCGCGTGACGGCGGCGAAGACCGTTCCCGGCGTACGGGTGTCTCTGGAACTGCCGCGAGGGTGGACGGCCCGCCCCCGTACGCCGGTGCAGTTCCCGGTTCTGAAAGCCGGCGCCACGGCGACGACGACGTGGGACGTGACGGTGCCGCCGGCCGCCGATCCCCTGGCCGGGCTGCCTCTGCGGGTGCTGGCCCGATCGGACGCCGGGACGAGCGGGTCGGTGCTGCCGACGTCGTACCAGTTCGACCCGGCCAACTATCCGGTGACGCTCTGGGACGACGACTTCTCGGCCGACCGCCTGGCGCAGTACCGGGTCGACCACCCCGCGGCCGAGCCGTCCCCAGCCCTGACCGTCGCCGGTGGCACGCTCACCGCTTCCGCGAGCTCCCGGTCGTTCGCCGTGCTGGCCGCGCCCGTGGCGGCGTCGGCGGGCGGCACAGCGGTGATCGTCGAGCCGTCCTCGTTCGCCGGCTCCTCCCCCGAGGACAGCCTGTTCCTGGGCCTCTCGTCGGGCGACCCCACCAACGCGCTGGCCTGGTACAACAACCACTTCGGCACGTCCGGCGCCGACATCCGGCTCAACGGCGCGGGCCAGCCCGACGGCGGCTGCTGCGCGGCCGTGAAGTGGCAGGCCGGGGACAGGTTCGCCGTGCTGGCCCGCTCGGGCACGCTGACCACATGGCACGAACGCAACGGCGCGTGGACTCTGATCCACACCGCGCCACTGGCCGCGGTCTCCGGCAACCCGGCGTTCGGCCTGCGCCTCGACGCGGGCAGGCTCACCCTCAACCGGGTGACGGTGCGCGGCCGCTAATCGCCGCCACCACCACCGCCGCCGCCGTCGCTCCAGTCGCCGCCGTCGTGGTAGTTGCCACGCGACCAGGTGAAATCTTCACCACCGTCGCCGCCGTCCCCATCGCCCCGGCGGCCGGGCCGGGAACGCCGGGAGACGCGGACGGCGACCACGAGGACAATGACGGCGAGAACAGCCGCCACGATGAGGATCTCCATGTCCGCAGTGTGCGGGACGGCCGCCACCCGAACCAGCCGGCCGGGCGCGGATGTCCGGGGCTGCCGCTGAGGGCGGGCCGGACCTAGACTGCGCTATGGACGCAGTCAGCCCCGCCGACGGCTGTCGCCGCCGGTCCACCGTACGGCCCCAGCCGGTGCTGCTCGCACGCCCGGCATCCGTTGCCCGCCGCAATGCCGGCCCGGCCGATGACATCTCGACGGAGAGCTACCGCGAAGTTCTCGAGGAGCTCACCGCCCACCCGACCCGGCACTCGTTCTCGCCGCACTACCTCGACGCCGCGCGGCAGGCCGGCGAGCGGCTGGCCGCCCTGGGCTACGCGACCCGCTCGGAAACGGTCGCTGTGGGCGGCCGGGAGACGGTGAACGTCGTCGCCGACCGCCCGGGCGACGGGGAGCGGCTGGTCTACGTCATGGCCCACCTCGACTCCGTCAACCAGACCGGCGTGATCGGGGCGCCGGCGCCGGGCGCTGACGACAACGCGTCCGGGGCGGCCGGGGCGCTCGAACTGGCCCGCGTGCTGGCCACCGCCGACGCCGCCCACGACCTGCGCATAGTCCTGTTCGGCGGCGAGGAGCAGGGGCTGCACGGCAGCCGCGTGCACGTGGCGGGGCTCGCCGGGGAGGAACGGTCGAGGATCACCCTGGCCCTCAACATGGACATGATCGGCCGCCGCAACACGGCCACCCCGTCGGTGCTGCTGGAGGGCGCGCCGGTGTCACAGTCCGCGATCGACGCGCTGGCGCGGGCCGCGCACGACGTCACCGACCTGGAAGTGTTCGTCTCGCTCGAGCCGTTCGCCTCCGACCACGTGCCCTTCATCGACGCCGGCCTCCCGGCGGTGCTGACCATCGAGGGGGAGGATCAGCTCAACACCGACGAGCACACGCCGCGGGACACGCTCGCCGGGCTGGACCTCGCCGTGGCCGTGGCCATCCTGCGGATGAACGCCGCCGTTGTCGCCGAGGCGCTGAACTGAGCGGGCCGTGACCATCGACCTGTCGGGGCCGCCGCCCTCCGGCCCGCCCGGCTTCTCGCGGCGGCATCTGCTGGTCTCGGCCGCGTGCGGGCTGGCCGGCGG from Paractinoplanes brasiliensis encodes the following:
- a CDS encoding MGH1-like glycoside hydrolase domain-containing protein, with product MVIGRKHLGAVATLSLIGGLLAPGSPAEAAAAAPPLYPPVGAATQFLDHRALLGTNPEPDWYEANIPFVDLPDAEIEKTYYYRWRTFKEALKYTGPKDGWIVSEFLGPVGYSAPFGGINAAAGHHLYEGRWLRDRRYLDDYLDYWLTGSGSEAKPATEDLNKNTTDWAHQYSFWAVDAAVARAEVTGDWKFLTDRMAALEKQYEGWKRTNFDAARGVYWQTPVWDAMEFTASSYQSSDPYHGGDGYRPTLNAYQYGDARALALLKRRTGDTAAAQRYENEAAALKTATDRVMWDGSFYKHVMKGQDTRLADREQIGFIPWYFGMPSADKSVAWAQLTDPQGFAAPFGPTTTERRSRWFMHEALNGCCRWDGPSWPFATSQTLTALANQLLDHPAQPYVNRDDYTAILRGYALTQRKNGQPYVAEAHHPDEDRWIYDGAGHSEDYNHSTFTDLVLSGLLGIRPQPDNTVRVAPLVPSSWSHFAVENVPYHGHNLTVLWDRDGSAYGRGAGMRVYVDGVQRLARATLGDVRLNVPAPQNATGQPELVDDAANVRETGFPMATASYTWRGDSAANAIDGQNFHLDVPTTRWTTWQSPNASDWLAVDFGAPATVSDVRIDFYDDGGGVRTPDAYALQYQNSAGAWVEVPGQQRSPATPVGRALNRILVNPPLTTDRLRVIPTRNDGGAVGITALQVWRAPDSRLSARFTSNSLAVDAGIATTVQTRVTAAKTVPGVRVSLELPRGWTARPRTPVQFPVLKAGATATTTWDVTVPPAADPLAGLPLRVLARSDAGTSGSVLPTSYQFDPANYPVTLWDDDFSADRLAQYRVDHPAAEPSPALTVAGGTLTASASSRSFAVLAAPVAASAGGTAVIVEPSSFAGSSPEDSLFLGLSSGDPTNALAWYNNHFGTSGADIRLNGAGQPDGGCCAAVKWQAGDRFAVLARSGTLTTWHERNGAWTLIHTAPLAAVSGNPAFGLRLDAGRLTLNRVTVRGR
- a CDS encoding M28 family metallopeptidase; this encodes MDAVSPADGCRRRSTVRPQPVLLARPASVARRNAGPADDISTESYREVLEELTAHPTRHSFSPHYLDAARQAGERLAALGYATRSETVAVGGRETVNVVADRPGDGERLVYVMAHLDSVNQTGVIGAPAPGADDNASGAAGALELARVLATADAAHDLRIVLFGGEEQGLHGSRVHVAGLAGEERSRITLALNMDMIGRRNTATPSVLLEGAPVSQSAIDALARAAHDVTDLEVFVSLEPFASDHVPFIDAGLPAVLTIEGEDQLNTDEHTPRDTLAGLDLAVAVAILRMNAAVVAEALN